The genomic window TATCGCCAAGGTAATCGCCGAGTAAAACTTGACGCAGATCACACAACAGGCACTTTAATTCAAAGTGCCTTTTTTATTACTAATTAACCACTCAAATCAATAACACAAAACAAACAAACGCTTAACAAACAATCGAACATACGAATAAAGCAATCACTTCAATTTTTCCGCAAAAAAAATCAGCAAAACTGAAATTGGCTACTACGCTTAGATCTAACAAAATTCAATGCGCAATATTCCATAGAAATTCAAGGAAATTGCGAAATTCAGAGATTTTAGCAGTACTGATGACTTTATTGACGCCATACATTCTCCTTAAAAAATAACCACTGCCTTAGTGATTACATGCTTAATGCATAAACACTAGGGCTTTTTTTGTTTTTTAATTTTATGTATGCATTTTGTTAACAACAGGACAAGTTGGATTTAACAATGAAACTTGTTCTCTCTAAAAATAAAAACGAGGCACCGACTACTGGGAGAGACAGTAGCCTGAGTGCCAATAAGGAAATTAATAATATGTCTAGCAAATTATTAAAAACCTCGTTAGCGCTAATTCCGTTAACGATTTCACTCAATCTTGCCGCCAAAGGTAAAGATCCCCTAGTCGGCCAGCAATGGCATTTAAAGAACAAAGGCCAAGCAGCTTTTTCTGCCTCAGGCGGTGTAAAAGGTAAAGATTTAAAAGCGCTCACAGCCCATAAAAAGGGATTCAAAGGCCAAGGCGTACAAGTTTCAGTAGTGGATACAGGCGTACAGATTGACCACATTGACTTACGTGACAATGTTGTTGCTGGCTCACAAAATCTGGTTAATGGTGGTCTTTATCCCCTCGATTTAAATGGCCATGGTACAGCCGTAGCAGGGATCATTGCCGGTGTTGGTTACAACAACGAAGGGATACGCGGCGTTGCTCCTAAAGCCAGTCTCAATGGCTTTAACTTCCTCGAAGAGCAAAGTATGCAATCATTTTTAGATTCTCACGGTAAGAGTGAAGGCACCAAGAATACCAATGTTTTTAACCAAAGTTACGGTGGTTCAGACATTTTCCCGCGCGCCTATGATCTTGAAAATGATCTCGAGCTAGCGATGATTGAAGAAACTTACAAAGACGCTAGCATCAACAATGACAAAGGTCGCGGTGCCGCCTTTGTAAAATCAGCTGGTAATGGTTTCAACTTCTTTGGTTATGGCCCGTTTTTTATTCTTCCTGGCAACTACTTTACCGCAGCAGAAAATGGTGAAGTGAGAAATCAAGGCTTACCGATGGAGAATGCCAATGGTGAAATTAACGATGCTAACTTCTGGAATATCGTCGTTAGTGCGGTTAATGCCAATGGTAAACTTTCAAGCTACTCGTCAGTAGGTGCAAACGTGTTTATGACGGCTACAGGTGGCGAGTTTGGCGAAGACGCTCCTGCAATGGTTACAACCGATTTGATGGGCTGTGCGGAAGGGTTTAATAACACTGATGAAGAGGCGACTAACACCCTACATGGCGGTACAGACATCGATCCAAACTGTAACTACACCAGTGTCATGAATGGTACTTCATCTGCTGCTCCAAGCCTATCTGGTGCCATTGCAGCAGTTATGTCAGCCAACAAGAACATCACAGCACGTGATGCTAAACACATCTTGGCAAAGACTGCGACCCAAGTAGACAAAAAGCATCCTGGTGTAACACTGCGTTTTAACGATGCAGATGGTAATCCAGTTGAATATCCAGCGGTTGACGGTTGGCAGAAAAATGCCGCAGGCATGAAATATCACACCTTCTATGGGTTTGGTATGCCAAACATCACTAAAGCGGTAAAAATGGCATCGAAAAAAGGCAAAAAAGCTTATAAAAAGCTGCCGAAGCTAAAAATTTCACCTTGGATGATCCGTAATACACATGATTTTATTCCAGATGCATCGGCGACGGGCGCTGAATCTGTTTATAAAGCTGACATGCCAGAAAACTTCATCATTGAAGGGGTACAGGTCAAACTCGACATCGAGCACGCACGATTAAGTGACTTATCAATTGAGTTAATTTCACCATCTGGCACTCGCAGTGTATTAATGACTCCTCGCTCTGGTGCATTCTTAGGACAAAATGCAGTTGCAGAGCCAGATCCGGGCCTACGCGATCAGCTAATGCTTTCTACCAATTTCTATGGCGAAAAAGCCCGAGGTAAGTGGAAACTTCGCGTCGTTGATACTGGCGGTGAAGGCGATGGTGATTGGATTTTATATGATAGACGAGATTTCTCTCGCACTACTATTTCGCCAGATAATAATGCTGAAGAAGGTGTGTTAACTGGTTGGTCAATTCGTTTCTTCGGTCATCAAGGAAAATAATCATGAAAAAATTAAGCCTATTAATTGCTAGTACAATGCTTTCAGCGACAGCATTAGCAGCTGACTTTGATTTACCGCCGTTGAAAGATCAAGCACAAATGTTTGTTGTCGGCACTGTGGAAATAGACGGCGTGAGTTATCAAAAGCTATCCCATAGCCAACTAGTTAATGATGCGCAAATTGCTACACGTTCGCTTAAAGCCTCACAAGGGCTCTTCGCTGGAGATATGGTTAAAAAAGGCAAACTCTCTTACGTTGAACGAGTAAGTGGCAGTTTTCTAATTTCTGGAAAAAATAGCGCGGAACTTAAACAAGCAGCTCAAGCACACGGTCTTACCGTAAAATACACTGTCAGCAACAAGGCGATTGTATTAGCACCAGAAGGCAAAGAACTCACTGCAATTTTGAACGCCTTAAAGAGCGATTCACGCATTAACGTCGCAAAATTAGAGCGCGTTAGTCAGCGAATGCAGCCTGAATAACAGTCATAGCCCAATATTATTAGAAGAATCTAATAATCGCTAAATGAGCAACGATAAAAACGCATCACAAGATGCGTTTTTTATTAATTTTAGTAAACAGTTCTCTGCTAATCGCATCACAAAACGAACATTTCCTCATACTACTAAAGTCTGAAATCTCAGCAATCAAACCGCGATCAATTGGCATACAAGCAATAGAAAGGTATTATTGAGAGCATCCAAGCTAAACAAAAACTATAATAAAAGCATTGGAATTAAGAGCAGCTATCTCAAAGTCGTATCGTGAAAACTGCAGCCATCTAATTTTTGATGCTAGCGACCCCAACAATGAATAACGTTGAACAGATTTTATTACCGTCAATCACGGTAAAAAATGGGGCGTTAAAAGGATGTAATGCCGTATTTAGTGAGCGATTTGGCTTTAATGCTAAAACGTTAAATGGTTATCAATTAAAAGACTTGCTAACGCTTGATGGCGGCCAATCAATCGCTTTTCTGATTGAACAGCCGAATCAAGCTCACCGCGCTCAACTTAAAAACCGCCATCATTACGAACTCCCTGTTGATGTGGTGTGCCGACCATCGTCCGATGATTCACAATGTTACGATATCTTTTTCCGCGTTATCGAAGACAAATCCCTCGATAGTGTAACGGGACTTCCCAATGGCTGGGCAATTAGCAGCCGTGCCAATTATCTACTCACCTTACCGGCTAAAAAGGCGCCACAACTAGCCGTGATAATTTTTAGAGTCGATAACTTCTCAACGTTAAACTTTCGCCAAGGTTATAGCGTCGGTGATGAATATTTAGAAGTCCTAGGCAATAAACTTGTCGCGCTGCTCGGGAAAGAGTATTTAGTTGTCCGATTTTCTAACGCCAAATTCGGCATCTTGATTGAGGATTATCAGCAGCTTCCCTTCGCCCAATTTGAAGCGCTTGTTAGTGAAAAGTGCCACGCTATATGCGCGATTACAGACAAGCCTTTGCAGTTATCTGACAACGTAAAAGTACACAAGAGTTTTAGTATTGGTGTTAGTGAATTAAGTGCTAATTATTCAAGCTACTTTGCCATGGAAATTGCTACTGAAACCGCAATGCACCAAGCGGCGAAATACAGCTACTCCAAATTCATCTTTGCTACTAGCGAACTCACCGATAAGCTACTCATGCGCAAATTAATTATCGATGACTTTCCGCAGGCAATTAACGACTGCACTATCACTCAGCACTATCAACCACAATATTGTCTATCCTCTAAAAAGCTGATGGGGTTAGAGGCTCTTTCACGTTGGTATCATCACGAATTAGGCAATGTATCACCTGCTTTCTTCGCCGCCATTGCCGAAGATATCGGCCTACATTTCGAATTTGATCTTCATGTTCTTCATCAGGTATGTCGTCAGGTAAAAAATTGGCTCGACGATGGTTTTAATGTGCCACGTGTATCTGTCAATATCTCCTTTAAAACACTAGAAATGGCCACCTTTGTCAAACGAGTAACAGACGTTCTGAATGAGACAAATTGCCCAGCAAATTTGATAGAGATAGAAATCACTGAAACCACCAGTATCAACAACATCAATAACTTGATCGACAACGTGCGCCAAGTAAAACAGCTAGGTATTCACATTGCGATCGACGATTTTGGCGTTGGCTATTCATCGCTTAGCCTAATTCGCCGTCTCCATAGCGTTATCGACAAACTCAAACTCGATAAGAGCCTGATAGATACCTTGTGTCACACCACCACCGACCAAGAATTTATTCGCCATATTATTGAATTAGGCGGCGTGCTTGGATTAGATATTCTTGCCGAAGGTATTGAGCATCATGAGCAGCAAGCCTTGTTAGAGCAATTGGGATGTAAGTTTGGTCAAGGCTATTTCTTTGAAAAGCCACAACCAGCCTCGCAGATTGTGAGTTATCTAGTTCCTCAATATTCTCAAGAAGTTGTCAAACCGTGAATTAAAGAGCGCCAATAGGCGCTCTTTAGTTATTTACGACCTATCACACTAATCCTCATCAACTAGAACAAGATACTTGTCAAACTATAAAAACGGGTGTTTAATAGACCGACTAATCAGTCAATTTGAGTTATTTTATGAACACTGTAACATCATCAAGGATGCCCAGCGCCACACCGCAAACGTTACAAGCACAGTTAACATCGCAAAAACAGGCTTTCATAAATGCGCCAGTATCAGATGCTAAAGAGCGAATTTGCTGGCTTAAAAATCTCAAACAAGCACTGTTATCCCATCAAGAAGAGTTGATTGCGGCGATGGCGAAAGACTATGGTCAGCGCCCGCATAATGACTCGTTAATTGGTGATATTTTGCCTTGTGTCATGAACATCAATTACACCATTAAACGCCTTAAGAAATGGATGAAGCCAAGCCGTCGTCATGCAGGTCTCCTACTTGCTCCTGCGACAGTGCGAGTTGAATATCAGCCGTTAGGTGTGGTTGGTATCGTTGTGCCGTGGAATTTTCCAGTAATGCTGTCGATTGGGCCCTTGATTACTGCACTAGCAGCGGGCAACCGCGCTATGCTAAAACTCTCAGAGTTTACGCCGCATACCAACAAGGCCATTCGCACTATGCTAGCGAGTGTATTTAATGATGAGCAAGTTGCTGTCGTTGAAGGCGAAGCGGATGTTGCAGCAGCTTTTTCATCGCTTCCTTTTGACCATTTAATTTTTACTGGCTCAACAACAGTTGGTCGTCATGTTATGCGCGCCGCTGCTGATAATTTAACACCAGTGACTTTAGAATTAGGCGGTAAATCACCAGCGATTATCGCGCCAGATATGCCAATAGCCACCGCGGTAGAACGTCTAATCTTTGGTAAGTGTTTAAACGCCGGACAAATTTGTATCGCACCAGATTATGTGTTCTGCCCCAAAGATAAAATTGACGAATTTGTCGCCGAATATCAGCGCCAATTCGTGGCAATGTATGGTGATCAAAAAGAGCGTAGCGATTACACCAATATTATTAATGACGCACAGCACCAACGCTTACTTTCTTGGTTAGATGATGCAAAGGCCAAAGGTGCAACAATTACTGCTGCCGATGACCTTGAGATTGATCACGACAGTCGTAACTTAGCGACGCAACTGGTCACTAACGTCAATGAAGATATGCTGTTAATGCAACAAGAGATCTTTGGCCCGATTTTGCCAATTCTGCCCTATGAAAAATTATCTGACACTGTCGATTACATTGCAGCGCGCCCCCACCCATTGGCGCTTTACATCATGAGTTTTGATAAAAGTACTCAGCGCTATTTACTCGATCACACCCAAAGTGGTGGCGTATGTATTAACGACACCATTATGCATGTTGCTGCGGATGACGCGCCTTTTGGTGGCGTGGGTCAATCAGGTATGGGACACTACCACGGCCGCGAGGGCTTCTTAACATTCTCGAAAGCAAAAACCGTGCTGTCACGTGGCAAGCTCAATACTGGCAAACTGGTATTTCCACCTTATGGCACTTGGATCCAAAACTTAATGGTTAAACTATTTGTACGTTAATGAAGTTAACAAAACGGGATTTACTGCTAAACAGCGCGCTGTCGCTGTTTAGCGAGCAAGGTATTCACAGCACATCTACTGCCTCAATAGCCAAGCACGCTGGTGTCGCTAACGGTACCTTATTTCATCATTTCGAAAACAAGCAAGCATTAGTTGCCGCCTTGTACGTATCGTGCAAACAACAATTAGCTGCGACGCTAGTGGTTGACGACACGTTAGTCGCCGCACCATTAAAACAGCAAGTGCAAACGCTGTGGCAAATTAGTCTCGATTGGGCAATAAATAACCCAAAGCAGTTTATGTATTTTCAACAAGTGGCTATCGAAAATGCCCTGCCGCAAGCAATGCGAATTGATGCCATGAAAAATGAGTTATCGATTTTAGAAACCATGCTCACAGTAGGCCAATCACAGGGGCTAGTGGTAGATTTTCCGCTGGATTTATTATTAGATCACTGCCAATCACAAATCCTCGCCAGTGGCTTGTTCTTTATTAACAATCCTGCGCTAATTAATAATCAAGATTATACAAACAGCGCCTTTGAGTTGTTTTGGCGGGCGATAGCCATTGAAGCCTAACAATCCTTCAGCATCCTCATTAAGACATCTCACACTGTTAGTGAGTATTAGCTACATCGCGCTGCTGGCCTACATGATTAATCTATTGCCGGATGTATGGCAGCAAATCGTTATGAGCTACAGCGTTTTTATCAATGCACTAGCTATGTTATTTACGTGGCAAGACAAATCTGCGGCGATTAACAATAAACCTCGAATAAGTGAGTTAAGATTTTATGTTTTAGCCTGTTGCGGCGGTTGGGTAGGCAGTTATCTAATTCAGCGCCTGCGTCGTCACAAAACACAGAAGCAGCCTTTTAAAACATTATTCTGGCTGTGCGCTTTAGTACATGTCTTAATAGTAGGCGGAGTGTACTGGAAAGTAATTTCGGCACTCCAATAAAGCTACCCCGATAAAGCAACCCCAATAAAAAAGCCTGCTTCGAGCAGGCTTTTTCAATCAGTATAAATAACTTACTTAACTTTACTAAACAACAACGAGCCGTTGGTGCCGCCAAAGCCAAACGAGTTACACAATACGTGATTTAATTCTTTCTTACGTGCGCCTTCTGTCACGTAATCTAAATCACAACCTTCATCTGGGTTATCTAGATTGATGGTTGGTGGCATAACTTGATCGCTAACAGCTAGCGCGGTAAAGATAGCTTCTACTGAACCCGCCGCACCTAACAGGTGACCAGTCATTGATTTAGTTGAGCTAACCGCGAGTTTGTAAGCATGGTCGCCAAACACGGCTTTAACTGCAGCAGTTTCGGCCTTGTCACCAGCGGGTGTTGAAGTACCGTGGGCGTTAATGTAGCCAACTTCTTCTGGCGCAACGCCGCCATCTTTAAGGGCATTAACCATAGCTGCTGCTGCACCAGAGCCATCACTTGGTGGTGACGTCATGTGATAAGCATCGCCGCTCATACCGAAACCAGATAATTCAGCGTAGATTTTTGCGCCACGTGCTTTCGCATGTTCGTACTCTTCAAGTACCATGATGCCAGCACCTTCGCCCATCACGAAACCGTCGCGATCTTTGTCCCATGGACGTGATGCAGCTTGTGGGTTTTCATTGTTAGTAGATAACGCTTTAGCCGCACCAAAACCGCCTAAACCAAGTTCAGTAGTGGCCGCTTCTGCGCCGCCCGCAATCATCACATCGGCATCACCGTAAGCAATCATACGCGCCGCGTGACCAACGTTATGTACACCTGTAGTACAAGCGGTTGTAATGGCAATGTTTGGTCCTTGGAAACCGTAACGAATAGATAAGTTACCAGCAATCATGTTAATGATGGTGCCAGGTACGAAGAATGGTGAAATCTTCTTAGTGCCCGTTTTAGCCATTTGTGCGTGAGTAGATTCAATTAAGCCTAAACCTCCCATGCCTGAACCAATAGCGACACCGATACGCGGTGCATTTTCGCTTGTTACTTCTAAACCACTGTCTTCAATGGCTTGAACGCCAGCAACCATACCGTATTGGATAAACTTATCCATACGACGCGCTTCTTTTTTCGGCAAGTAAGGTTCCATGTCTAGATCTTTAACTTCACCTGCGAAATGCGTTGTATAAATGCTTGTATCGAATGAAGTGATAGTATCAATACCGCTTTTACCTGCTAAAACACTTTCCCAGCTTTCTGCAACAGTATTACCAACAGGAGAAACCATCCCCATACCTGTTACTACAATACGACGTTTTGTCATTTCATACCTTCCAAATTTATTGAATTCTTGCTGCTATTTGCTTCAAACTATCGCGATATTCATTAATTTGCAGCGAATAGCAGTAAACATGCTTATTTAAAATTTTGCACCAGATACAACAAAGGCGGCAAAAGCCGCCTTTTCAATGCAAAGTTATAATTAACCTTGAGCGCTGTTTACGTAATCAATAGCAGCTTGAACTGTAGTGATTTTTTCAGCTTCTTCGTCTGGAATCTCAGTGTCGAATTCTTCTTCTAGAGCCATTACTAGCTCAACAGTGTCTAGAGAGTCAGCACCTAGGTCATCTACAAAAGATGCACCGCTAACTACTTCTTCTTCTTTAACACCTAGTTGTTCAACAACAATTTTCTTTA from Psychrobium sp. MM17-31 includes these protein-coding regions:
- a CDS encoding S8 family peptidase; this encodes MSSKLLKTSLALIPLTISLNLAAKGKDPLVGQQWHLKNKGQAAFSASGGVKGKDLKALTAHKKGFKGQGVQVSVVDTGVQIDHIDLRDNVVAGSQNLVNGGLYPLDLNGHGTAVAGIIAGVGYNNEGIRGVAPKASLNGFNFLEEQSMQSFLDSHGKSEGTKNTNVFNQSYGGSDIFPRAYDLENDLELAMIEETYKDASINNDKGRGAAFVKSAGNGFNFFGYGPFFILPGNYFTAAENGEVRNQGLPMENANGEINDANFWNIVVSAVNANGKLSSYSSVGANVFMTATGGEFGEDAPAMVTTDLMGCAEGFNNTDEEATNTLHGGTDIDPNCNYTSVMNGTSSAAPSLSGAIAAVMSANKNITARDAKHILAKTATQVDKKHPGVTLRFNDADGNPVEYPAVDGWQKNAAGMKYHTFYGFGMPNITKAVKMASKKGKKAYKKLPKLKISPWMIRNTHDFIPDASATGAESVYKADMPENFIIEGVQVKLDIEHARLSDLSIELISPSGTRSVLMTPRSGAFLGQNAVAEPDPGLRDQLMLSTNFYGEKARGKWKLRVVDTGGEGDGDWILYDRRDFSRTTISPDNNAEEGVLTGWSIRFFGHQGK
- a CDS encoding GGDEF domain-containing phosphodiesterase, with translation MNNVEQILLPSITVKNGALKGCNAVFSERFGFNAKTLNGYQLKDLLTLDGGQSIAFLIEQPNQAHRAQLKNRHHYELPVDVVCRPSSDDSQCYDIFFRVIEDKSLDSVTGLPNGWAISSRANYLLTLPAKKAPQLAVIIFRVDNFSTLNFRQGYSVGDEYLEVLGNKLVALLGKEYLVVRFSNAKFGILIEDYQQLPFAQFEALVSEKCHAICAITDKPLQLSDNVKVHKSFSIGVSELSANYSSYFAMEIATETAMHQAAKYSYSKFIFATSELTDKLLMRKLIIDDFPQAINDCTITQHYQPQYCLSSKKLMGLEALSRWYHHELGNVSPAFFAAIAEDIGLHFEFDLHVLHQVCRQVKNWLDDGFNVPRVSVNISFKTLEMATFVKRVTDVLNETNCPANLIEIEITETTSINNINNLIDNVRQVKQLGIHIAIDDFGVGYSSLSLIRRLHSVIDKLKLDKSLIDTLCHTTTDQEFIRHIIELGGVLGLDILAEGIEHHEQQALLEQLGCKFGQGYFFEKPQPASQIVSYLVPQYSQEVVKP
- a CDS encoding coniferyl aldehyde dehydrogenase, whose translation is MPSATPQTLQAQLTSQKQAFINAPVSDAKERICWLKNLKQALLSHQEELIAAMAKDYGQRPHNDSLIGDILPCVMNINYTIKRLKKWMKPSRRHAGLLLAPATVRVEYQPLGVVGIVVPWNFPVMLSIGPLITALAAGNRAMLKLSEFTPHTNKAIRTMLASVFNDEQVAVVEGEADVAAAFSSLPFDHLIFTGSTTVGRHVMRAAADNLTPVTLELGGKSPAIIAPDMPIATAVERLIFGKCLNAGQICIAPDYVFCPKDKIDEFVAEYQRQFVAMYGDQKERSDYTNIINDAQHQRLLSWLDDAKAKGATITAADDLEIDHDSRNLATQLVTNVNEDMLLMQQEIFGPILPILPYEKLSDTVDYIAARPHPLALYIMSFDKSTQRYLLDHTQSGGVCINDTIMHVAADDAPFGGVGQSGMGHYHGREGFLTFSKAKTVLSRGKLNTGKLVFPPYGTWIQNLMVKLFVR
- a CDS encoding TetR/AcrR family transcriptional regulator; amino-acid sequence: MKLTKRDLLLNSALSLFSEQGIHSTSTASIAKHAGVANGTLFHHFENKQALVAALYVSCKQQLAATLVVDDTLVAAPLKQQVQTLWQISLDWAINNPKQFMYFQQVAIENALPQAMRIDAMKNELSILETMLTVGQSQGLVVDFPLDLLLDHCQSQILASGLFFINNPALINNQDYTNSAFELFWRAIAIEA
- the fabF gene encoding beta-ketoacyl-ACP synthase II — its product is MTKRRIVVTGMGMVSPVGNTVAESWESVLAGKSGIDTITSFDTSIYTTHFAGEVKDLDMEPYLPKKEARRMDKFIQYGMVAGVQAIEDSGLEVTSENAPRIGVAIGSGMGGLGLIESTHAQMAKTGTKKISPFFVPGTIINMIAGNLSIRYGFQGPNIAITTACTTGVHNVGHAARMIAYGDADVMIAGGAEAATTELGLGGFGAAKALSTNNENPQAASRPWDKDRDGFVMGEGAGIMVLEEYEHAKARGAKIYAELSGFGMSGDAYHMTSPPSDGSGAAAAMVNALKDGGVAPEEVGYINAHGTSTPAGDKAETAAVKAVFGDHAYKLAVSSTKSMTGHLLGAAGSVEAIFTALAVSDQVMPPTINLDNPDEGCDLDYVTEGARKKELNHVLCNSFGFGGTNGSLLFSKVK
- the acpP gene encoding acyl carrier protein — encoded protein: MSIEERVKKIVVEQLGVKEEEVVSGASFVDDLGADSLDTVELVMALEEEFDTEIPDEEAEKITTVQAAIDYVNSAQG